One part of the Enterococcus sp. DIV1094 genome encodes these proteins:
- a CDS encoding TIGR03943 family putative permease subunit, producing MLRFLILSGYFEMMMYLQVSGRLDQYINVHYRYLAVLSMVLSALLALVQLYLWVKADGKKVAHESHDSHDHGLSKLYQRLIAYLLLALPIVVGTLFPTVSLNTTIVEAKGFNFPLSKESVGDPQIQTQYLKPDTSIYFNKSDYQDQMNELKDKYEDEQKIVITDENYLEIMELIYNYPSEFIGKKVSYEGFIYQSKNDNVTDTFLFRFGIIHCVADSGVFGLLTHLPEGMTVQNDDWYKVEGTIQTDFYQPFKREIPSVVVTKAEKITAPENQYVYRAF from the coding sequence ATGCTGCGATTTTTGATTTTATCTGGTTATTTTGAAATGATGATGTATCTTCAAGTATCAGGGCGCTTAGATCAATATATCAATGTCCATTATCGTTATTTGGCAGTATTGTCCATGGTTTTATCGGCTTTATTAGCTTTAGTCCAGTTATATCTTTGGGTAAAAGCAGATGGAAAAAAAGTAGCGCATGAGTCACATGATTCGCATGATCACGGATTAAGCAAACTGTATCAACGATTGATTGCTTATCTTTTATTGGCACTGCCAATCGTCGTTGGCACATTATTTCCGACTGTCAGCCTAAACACGACGATCGTTGAAGCGAAAGGCTTCAACTTCCCATTAAGTAAAGAATCTGTCGGTGATCCACAAATACAAACGCAATATCTGAAGCCGGATACCAGTATCTATTTCAATAAATCTGATTATCAAGACCAGATGAATGAGTTGAAAGATAAGTATGAGGACGAGCAAAAGATTGTGATCACTGATGAGAACTATTTGGAGATCATGGAATTGATCTACAATTATCCAAGTGAATTTATTGGTAAAAAAGTTTCTTATGAAGGCTTTATCTATCAGTCGAAAAATGACAATGTTACTGATACATTTCTCTTTCGATTTGGGATCATCCATTGTGTTGCCGATTCAGGCGTGTTTGGCTTGCTGACTCATCTGCCAGAGGGAATGACCGTGCAAAATGATGACTGGTACAAAGTTGAAGGAACGATCCAAACGGATTTTTACCAGCCATTCAAACGAGAGATTCCTTCAGTCGTTGTGACAAAAGCAGAGAAAATCACTGCGCCTGAAAATCAGTATGTGTATCGGGCATTTTAG
- a CDS encoding permease translates to MFSFIPNSVLQMGTIFLSIVIEALPFVLLGCIISGALQVFLTPERVKRWLPKNRFLSIIVGSILGFFFPSCECGIIPIVHQFVKKGVPVHTAFAFMLTAPIINPVVIFSTFIAFGNTWKMAGLRMLGSFIVALIVGIWLAYIQKGTILKLPFDPEAVEPAHHTHEENESVGPRKWGHQVLHVLTHSIDEFFDTGRYLILGGLIAAAMQTYLPTRVMLTLGSTKLLAILIMLLLAFTMSLCSEADAFIGSSLLSLFGTAPVVAFLVFGPMVDIKNLLMMKRYFKTRFIVSLIGLVTLSVIGFTLFI, encoded by the coding sequence ATGTTTTCATTTATTCCAAATTCGGTATTGCAGATGGGGACGATTTTTTTGTCGATCGTTATCGAAGCCTTGCCGTTTGTATTATTGGGATGTATCATCTCAGGCGCATTACAAGTATTTTTGACCCCCGAACGTGTGAAGCGGTGGCTACCTAAAAACCGCTTTTTATCCATTATCGTTGGTTCGATTCTAGGCTTTTTCTTTCCCTCTTGTGAATGTGGAATCATTCCCATCGTGCATCAGTTCGTTAAAAAAGGTGTTCCCGTGCACACCGCTTTTGCTTTTATGTTGACTGCACCGATCATTAATCCAGTCGTGATCTTTTCAACATTTATTGCATTCGGTAATACGTGGAAGATGGCGGGACTTCGTATGTTGGGCAGTTTCATTGTGGCGTTGATCGTAGGTATTTGGTTAGCCTATATCCAAAAAGGAACGATTTTAAAATTGCCGTTTGATCCAGAGGCAGTTGAACCTGCGCACCATACACATGAAGAAAACGAGTCAGTTGGCCCGCGCAAATGGGGTCATCAAGTCTTACATGTCTTGACTCATTCGATTGATGAATTCTTCGATACAGGACGCTATTTGATCCTTGGTGGGTTGATTGCAGCGGCAATGCAAACCTACTTACCTACTCGAGTGATGCTGACTTTAGGATCAACAAAATTATTAGCTATTTTGATCATGCTGTTATTAGCCTTTACAATGTCACTTTGTTCCGAAGCAGATGCTTTTATTGGTTCTTCTTTACTAAGTCTTTTTGGTACAGCACCAGTTGTTGCATTTTTAGTTTTTGGACCAATGGTGGATATCAAAAACCTATTGATGATGAAACGTTACTTCAAAACTCGCTTCATCGTTTCATTGATCGGTCTGGTCACATTAAGTGTGATCGGCTTTACACTATTTATTTAG
- a CDS encoding thioredoxin family protein — protein sequence MKKTIDLSEVQKTIQEEPTVVVAISTPDCSVCHAVMPKLEQLLTHYPFPAYDLDAFETPEVAGTFQALTAPVILLFHRGKEVERQARFIRFEELTKRLDQLSLSGEQVSYDTLF from the coding sequence ATGAAAAAAACGATTGATTTATCTGAAGTCCAAAAGACAATCCAAGAAGAACCGACTGTCGTTGTGGCGATTTCCACACCCGATTGCAGCGTTTGTCATGCAGTAATGCCAAAGCTAGAACAGCTATTGACCCATTATCCTTTTCCAGCGTACGATTTAGATGCCTTTGAGACCCCAGAAGTTGCTGGTACATTTCAAGCATTGACCGCACCAGTGATCTTGCTCTTTCATCGTGGAAAAGAAGTCGAGCGCCAAGCACGGTTTATTCGTTTTGAAGAACTGACAAAACGCTTAGATCAACTAAGTCTATCCGGTGAGCAAGTCAGCTATGATACTTTATTCTAG
- a CDS encoding ATP-binding cassette domain-containing protein gives MQEYIKIHNARQNNLKGFDLQIPKRKITIFTGVSGSGKSSIVFDTIAQEAGRQLNENFSKFVQNFLPKYSQPEADAIDNLSMAVVVDQSRLGGNSRSTLGTITDINPLIRLLFSRIGTPYLGPAWNFSFNDPHGMCPACEGIGRIVGLNLDKALDLEKSLNEGAILLPGYKIGSWLLKSFTNTGFFDNDKPLKDYSKEEMAKFLYASGEKIDSLYMEGMSSTYEGLVARFNRSNIKGGNESSATTQKKIAAFMDEQTCPECQGKRFNQKVLDCKINDYSIADFLAMQLDELLEILSEITDEMIQPVLKNLQSRLQDLINIGLDYVSLNRETATLSGGESQRVKMVKHLSSSLNDVIYIFDEPSIGLHPRDVHRLNELLIKLRDKGNTVIVVEHDPDVIKVADHIIDVGPRAGKNGGHITYEGSYEGLLVSDTLTGKAFGQMADFKSEPRKTNDFIETTKSTLHNLKHTSLKVPLGVFTVVTGVAGSGKSSLVNGVFAKEYPEAITIDQSAVAGNIRSNPATYSGIMNDIRKVFSAENNVSAGLFSYNSEGACETCKGHGHIKMELSFMDSVEILCQACGGKRFKEEVYQYKLKEKSIDEVLAMSITEAVGFFEEKSIQRKLKQILEVGLGYMTLGQPLNTLSGGECQRLKLAKELSKKGNIYIMDEPTTGLHMADIKSILDIIERLVNKGNTVIVIEHNLEIMKAADWLIDVGIDGGIRGGEILYEGIPENISTCKQSITARYLMGV, from the coding sequence ATGCAGGAATATATCAAGATACATAATGCAAGACAGAATAATCTAAAAGGTTTTGATTTACAGATTCCAAAAAGAAAAATCACGATTTTTACAGGGGTCTCCGGTTCAGGTAAATCTTCAATCGTTTTTGATACGATTGCGCAAGAAGCTGGTAGACAGCTCAACGAAAATTTTTCTAAATTCGTACAGAATTTCCTACCTAAGTATAGTCAACCAGAAGCTGATGCTATCGATAATCTCTCCATGGCAGTCGTCGTAGACCAAAGCCGTCTAGGGGGGAATTCTCGTTCGACATTAGGAACGATCACAGATATCAATCCACTGATCCGCCTACTTTTTTCTCGTATTGGTACACCCTACTTAGGCCCTGCTTGGAATTTTTCATTCAATGATCCTCACGGAATGTGTCCGGCATGCGAAGGAATCGGACGAATCGTGGGGTTAAATCTCGACAAAGCACTAGATCTAGAAAAGTCATTGAATGAAGGAGCAATCCTACTCCCGGGTTACAAAATTGGTTCTTGGTTATTGAAATCTTTCACGAACACAGGTTTTTTTGATAATGATAAACCTCTGAAGGACTACTCAAAAGAGGAAATGGCAAAATTCCTGTATGCTTCTGGAGAAAAAATCGATTCGTTATATATGGAAGGGATGAGTTCGACCTACGAAGGATTAGTGGCTCGTTTCAATCGTTCGAATATCAAAGGAGGCAATGAAAGCTCTGCGACAACTCAGAAAAAAATTGCCGCTTTTATGGACGAACAAACGTGTCCAGAATGTCAGGGGAAACGCTTTAACCAAAAAGTGTTAGATTGTAAGATCAACGACTACTCCATCGCGGATTTCTTAGCGATGCAATTGGATGAACTTTTAGAAATATTATCCGAGATCACAGATGAAATGATCCAACCAGTATTGAAAAATCTACAATCACGTTTGCAAGACCTGATCAACATCGGTTTAGACTATGTTTCTTTAAATCGGGAGACAGCTACCTTGTCTGGAGGAGAAAGTCAAAGAGTGAAAATGGTCAAGCACTTATCTTCTAGTTTGAACGACGTCATCTATATCTTTGATGAGCCAAGCATTGGTCTGCATCCAAGAGATGTCCATCGGTTGAACGAGTTGTTGATCAAGTTACGCGATAAAGGAAACACAGTGATCGTTGTAGAACATGACCCTGATGTGATCAAAGTGGCAGATCATATCATTGACGTAGGACCAAGAGCTGGAAAAAATGGCGGCCACATCACCTATGAAGGGAGTTACGAAGGGTTACTCGTTTCAGATACGTTGACTGGGAAAGCATTTGGCCAAATGGCAGATTTCAAATCTGAACCTAGAAAGACGAATGACTTTATCGAGACGACAAAATCTACCTTGCATAATCTGAAACATACTTCTCTTAAAGTGCCTTTAGGTGTTTTTACAGTAGTGACTGGAGTGGCAGGATCAGGCAAGAGTAGTTTGGTGAATGGGGTGTTTGCGAAAGAATATCCAGAGGCGATCACGATCGATCAGTCAGCTGTTGCAGGGAATATTCGTTCCAATCCAGCAACTTATTCAGGGATCATGAATGATATCCGTAAGGTTTTCTCGGCAGAAAATAATGTGTCTGCCGGACTATTCTCTTATAATTCAGAAGGCGCCTGTGAAACATGTAAAGGACATGGCCATATCAAAATGGAATTATCTTTCATGGATTCTGTTGAGATCCTTTGCCAAGCTTGTGGCGGCAAACGGTTCAAAGAAGAAGTGTATCAATATAAATTAAAAGAGAAATCGATTGATGAAGTGTTGGCAATGAGTATTACTGAAGCTGTGGGATTCTTTGAAGAAAAATCGATCCAACGAAAACTAAAGCAAATTTTAGAAGTAGGATTAGGCTACATGACATTAGGACAACCATTGAATACGTTGTCTGGTGGAGAATGTCAACGTTTGAAACTTGCGAAGGAGTTAAGCAAAAAAGGGAATATCTACATTATGGATGAGCCTACAACAGGTTTACACATGGCAGATATCAAGAGTATTTTGGACATCATCGAACGGTTGGTCAATAAAGGCAATACAGTCATCGTCATTGAGCATAATTTAGAGATCATGAAGGCGGCAGACTGGTTGATCGACGTAGGGATAGATGGGGGAATACGTGGAGGAGAGATCCTTTATGAAGGAATCCCTGAAAATATCAGTACTTGTAAACAATCGATCACCGCTCGTTATTTAATGGGTGTTTAA
- a CDS encoding redox-sensing transcriptional repressor Rex — MKDHIIPKATAKRLPLYYRYLRILNNAGKKKVSSTELSEAVQVDSATIRRDFSYFGELGKRGYGYDVEDLMHFFAKTLNDDQLTNVALIGVGNLGSALLKYKFHQSNSIRVSCAFDVNPEIVGRIVDGIPVYPMDDMIEQIKIQQIEVAILTIPAEKAQEVVNRLTEAGVKGILNFTSARLNAPTEVLIQNVDLTNELQTLIYFLHSDSSLHENEEHE, encoded by the coding sequence GTGAAAGACCATATAATTCCAAAGGCAACGGCAAAACGCCTTCCTTTATATTATCGTTATTTAAGAATTTTGAATAACGCAGGCAAGAAAAAAGTTTCATCAACTGAACTAAGTGAAGCAGTCCAAGTAGATAGCGCAACGATCCGTCGGGACTTTTCCTATTTCGGAGAACTGGGTAAACGCGGCTATGGCTATGATGTAGAGGACTTGATGCATTTCTTTGCAAAAACATTGAATGATGATCAATTGACGAATGTCGCATTGATCGGGGTGGGGAATCTAGGAAGTGCTTTATTGAAATACAAATTCCACCAAAGTAATAGCATCCGTGTCAGCTGTGCGTTTGATGTCAATCCTGAAATCGTCGGTCGCATCGTGGATGGCATCCCTGTATATCCGATGGATGACATGATCGAACAAATCAAGATCCAGCAAATCGAGGTCGCGATCTTAACGATTCCTGCCGAAAAAGCACAAGAGGTTGTGAACCGCTTGACAGAAGCTGGTGTTAAAGGAATATTGAACTTTACATCTGCTCGTCTAAATGCACCAACAGAAGTATTGATCCAAAATGTCGATTTAACAAACGAATTACAGACATTGATCTATTTCTTGCATTCCGACTCATCTTTACATGAAAATGAAGAACACGAATAA
- a CDS encoding ABC-F family ATP-binding cassette domain-containing protein, with the protein MILLQANQIARHFGAEILFENIHLEIQTGARIALVGRNGAGKSTLLKIIAGIEAPDLGNIAKNKTATLGYLAQDTGLDSTETVWNEMLKAFEDVRLMEQRMRDLEVFISEGDPDTPAYQSFLKEYDKLQHDFSDKNGYSYENEIRSVLHGFKFDPSFYDQKIDTLSGGQKTRLALARMLLQHPDILILDEPTNHLDIETLAWLENYLQGYTGALLIVSHDRYFLDKVATEVYELSRKKMRHYKGNYSKYLDMKAEQLASDWKAYEKQQTEINKLEDFVARNLVRASTTKRAQSRRKALEKMERLDRPQGDEKQAHFLFHVAKPSGNVVLQVEDAAIGYDGTILSEPINLDIRRQEAIALVGPNGIGKSTLLKSIIQKLPFIRGKETLGTNVSIGYYDQGQAELHTNKTILAELWDEHPTVPEKDIRSILGAFLFSGEDVEKTIPLLSGGEKARVALAKLAMNQENFLILDEPTNHLDIDNKEVLENALIDYEGTLLFVSHDRYFINRIATKVIELSENGSKVYLGDYDYYLEKKKEEEEIAELLAAEQPEVSTPSTNKSTYFQSKEQQKLIRSLQRKITQIEEDMAKLEETVEELEQQMVSPAVLDDHVKLNELNQALDEAHQQQEEKLTEWENLSLELEEIETIQ; encoded by the coding sequence ATGATACTATTACAAGCTAATCAAATCGCCCGCCATTTTGGCGCAGAGATTTTATTTGAAAATATCCACTTAGAGATCCAAACTGGCGCCCGTATTGCCTTGGTTGGAAGAAATGGTGCCGGTAAATCGACATTATTGAAGATCATTGCTGGTATCGAAGCGCCAGATTTAGGGAATATCGCCAAAAACAAAACAGCTACCCTTGGCTATTTAGCTCAAGATACTGGGTTAGATTCAACTGAAACCGTCTGGAATGAGATGCTAAAAGCATTTGAAGACGTACGTTTGATGGAACAACGAATGCGTGATCTTGAAGTGTTCATCAGTGAAGGTGATCCTGATACACCAGCTTATCAATCTTTCTTGAAAGAATATGATAAATTGCAGCATGATTTTTCTGATAAGAATGGCTATAGTTACGAAAATGAGATCCGTTCTGTATTGCATGGATTCAAATTTGACCCATCTTTTTATGATCAAAAAATCGACACGTTATCAGGTGGTCAGAAAACAAGACTAGCTCTTGCTAGGATGCTTTTGCAACACCCAGACATCTTGATTCTGGATGAGCCGACCAACCACCTGGATATTGAAACTCTAGCTTGGTTGGAAAACTATTTACAAGGTTATACCGGTGCCTTGCTAATTGTTTCCCATGACCGATACTTCTTGGATAAAGTTGCGACTGAAGTCTATGAGTTGAGTCGCAAAAAGATGCGTCATTATAAGGGTAATTATTCTAAATATTTGGATATGAAAGCTGAACAGCTGGCTTCAGATTGGAAAGCTTATGAAAAACAACAGACAGAAATCAATAAACTAGAAGACTTCGTTGCCAGAAATCTTGTACGTGCCTCAACGACAAAACGCGCACAAAGCCGTCGCAAAGCATTAGAGAAAATGGAACGTCTGGATCGACCACAAGGAGATGAGAAACAAGCACATTTTCTATTCCATGTGGCAAAACCCTCTGGAAATGTCGTCTTACAAGTAGAAGATGCCGCCATTGGTTATGATGGAACGATCTTATCGGAACCAATCAACTTGGATATTCGCCGTCAAGAAGCGATCGCCTTGGTTGGTCCGAATGGAATCGGAAAATCCACGTTACTGAAATCGATCATACAAAAATTACCTTTTATTCGTGGAAAAGAAACACTGGGTACAAATGTCAGCATCGGTTATTATGACCAAGGTCAGGCAGAGCTGCATACCAACAAAACGATCCTCGCAGAACTTTGGGATGAGCATCCAACAGTCCCTGAAAAAGATATCCGTTCAATTTTAGGTGCCTTTTTATTTTCTGGTGAAGACGTAGAAAAAACGATCCCCCTATTAAGTGGTGGAGAAAAAGCCCGGGTCGCACTAGCTAAACTAGCAATGAACCAAGAAAACTTTTTGATTTTGGATGAACCGACCAACCACTTAGACATTGATAATAAAGAAGTATTAGAAAATGCGTTGATCGACTATGAAGGAACGTTACTCTTTGTTTCCCATGACCGTTACTTTATCAACCGTATCGCCACAAAAGTGATTGAACTTTCAGAAAATGGGAGCAAAGTCTACTTAGGTGACTATGATTATTATTTAGAAAAGAAAAAAGAAGAAGAGGAGATTGCTGAACTATTAGCGGCTGAACAGCCCGAAGTGAGCACGCCTTCGACGAACAAGTCCACGTATTTCCAAAGCAAAGAGCAACAAAAGTTGATTCGGAGCTTGCAACGTAAAATCACACAAATCGAAGAAGACATGGCTAAACTTGAAGAAACTGTGGAAGAGCTTGAACAACAGATGGTCTCCCCTGCTGTTTTAGATGACCATGTCAAATTGAATGAACTAAATCAAGCGCTTGATGAAGCCCATCAACAACAAGAAGAAAAGTTGACTGAGTGGGAAAACTTAAGTCTGGAGTTAGAAGAAATCGAAACGATTCAGTAA
- the rhaM gene encoding L-rhamnose mutarotase, with product MIKKAVKMKLYPGYEAEYLKRHNDLWPEMREMLAEHGAHSYSIFLDPETNALFGYLEIEDEEKWRQVPETEINQKWWVYMEDLMETNPDHSPVSVELKHVFDLHHQV from the coding sequence ATGATTAAAAAAGCAGTAAAAATGAAATTGTACCCAGGGTATGAAGCAGAGTACCTGAAACGGCACAATGATTTGTGGCCAGAGATGCGTGAGATGTTAGCTGAACATGGCGCGCATTCCTATTCAATCTTCCTTGATCCAGAAACAAATGCACTTTTTGGCTATTTAGAGATTGAAGATGAAGAAAAATGGCGTCAGGTACCAGAAACAGAAATCAATCAAAAGTGGTGGGTGTACATGGAAGATCTTATGGAAACAAATCCAGACCATTCGCCAGTATCGGTCGAATTGAAACATGTATTTGACTTACATCATCAAGTCTAA
- a CDS encoding ABC transporter permease gives MKDIFWVIRERFVLWRNRPLQILFLIGIPFLSVLLYLFAYGDQETNLLTIGVVDQDRSSYSELLIESLEKRVAVQKIASVEDIDQVLSRQNAVAVITIPEGYQENVSETPELSLRTFQKGELLNNVDRLVQRALAEVASIQSLAEAGGEGELLDRLKEPTEIEIRQVDQSATTEQMSVQIIGFLLMMLLFQAGNFGTTTIQEERRNKIYTRLMTTSIAKSTYFIGTTIFAMFAMLIQVILAVIVMTGLFDIDPGLSAFDLILLLTLFSILAVGWSIAIGVLASSTNVAAALQSILITVTSLLSGALIPHEVMPEFMQKVSMITPQYWILTMIKNFQSGQTWEGNQREMLILIIYILFFLSLAVYGYTRRNRQEVYS, from the coding sequence ATGAAAGATATCTTTTGGGTCATTAGAGAACGGTTCGTTCTTTGGCGAAATCGCCCATTACAAATTTTATTTCTTATCGGGATTCCTTTCTTAAGTGTCTTACTTTATCTTTTTGCCTATGGCGATCAAGAAACGAATTTGCTGACGATCGGGGTAGTGGATCAAGATCGCTCATCCTACAGTGAGTTGCTTATTGAGAGTTTAGAAAAACGTGTGGCTGTTCAGAAAATTGCCTCGGTAGAAGATATCGATCAAGTACTTTCACGACAAAACGCGGTGGCAGTCATTACGATTCCTGAGGGGTATCAAGAAAATGTTTCTGAAACTCCGGAACTTTCTCTACGGACATTTCAAAAAGGGGAACTGCTAAATAATGTGGATCGGTTAGTTCAACGTGCATTAGCAGAGGTTGCCAGCATCCAATCATTAGCAGAAGCAGGAGGAGAAGGTGAATTGCTTGACCGCTTGAAGGAACCGACAGAAATCGAGATCCGTCAAGTAGATCAAAGTGCAACGACTGAACAAATGTCGGTTCAAATCATCGGCTTTTTATTGATGATGCTTTTATTTCAAGCAGGAAATTTTGGCACGACGACTATCCAAGAAGAGCGACGGAATAAAATTTATACACGCTTGATGACTACTTCTATTGCTAAAAGTACTTATTTTATTGGCACAACGATCTTTGCGATGTTTGCTATGCTGATCCAAGTGATTTTAGCGGTCATCGTCATGACAGGTCTATTCGATATCGATCCTGGGTTAAGTGCGTTTGATTTGATTTTATTACTGACCCTATTCAGTATACTAGCGGTAGGTTGGTCGATTGCTATTGGTGTACTCGCATCAAGTACGAACGTTGCAGCGGCTTTACAAAGCATCTTGATCACTGTTACCAGTTTACTGTCAGGTGCTTTGATCCCACATGAGGTAATGCCAGAATTCATGCAGAAAGTTTCGATGATCACGCCACAATATTGGATTTTGACGATGATCAAAAATTTCCAATCGGGGCAAACCTGGGAAGGCAACCAAAGAGAAATGCTCATCTTGATTATTTATATTCTATTCTTCCTTAGTTTGGCAGTGTATGGTTATACGAGAAGGAATAGACAAGAAGTGTATAGTTGA
- a CDS encoding ABC transporter permease has product MNKKIIIRTLIQSLREKSNYIYFVAFPITLMFILGAVLQGVFNNDLVSDIEPLTVQYQIDDPEVRGIFQQVTSFTDGTIHFEEVANKKEGLANIRQQTADAYLSFSDHVEVQSRELSNVEKTILQSYLVEIVQEIKRQSIIMEQQLPPTAGLVSADQFTDAIVIDQENQRETATSYQYYAIAMISLFVLYFSETGLSMFREARQHGTVQRELVTPLSRKKIILSTFFGHFVFGMCVVLLLMLLSQFLFDVPWYLRFGFSYFNLIALMGSFLALGLFLETVGDRGEKRIGSSTTQIFIQLTGFLGGAYFPTNETMMRFSPLGWALASVRESLWTDNPLHWVGIYGNVGILLVLLTLSVVILDKREVF; this is encoded by the coding sequence ATGAATAAAAAAATAATTATTCGAACCCTGATACAAAGTTTACGTGAAAAATCTAATTATATTTATTTTGTTGCTTTTCCGATCACATTGATGTTCATTCTCGGGGCAGTGCTTCAAGGTGTGTTCAATAATGATTTGGTATCTGATATAGAACCCTTGACTGTACAATATCAAATCGACGATCCAGAAGTTCGGGGAATTTTCCAACAGGTGACTTCTTTTACTGACGGCACCATCCATTTTGAAGAAGTGGCAAATAAAAAAGAGGGATTAGCGAATATAAGACAACAAACGGCGGATGCCTACTTGTCTTTTTCAGACCATGTCGAGGTGCAGAGTCGGGAACTGTCCAATGTGGAAAAAACGATACTTCAAAGCTATTTAGTAGAAATCGTACAGGAAATCAAACGTCAAAGTATCATTATGGAACAACAATTACCACCAACTGCTGGCTTAGTTTCAGCTGATCAGTTTACGGATGCGATAGTTATCGATCAGGAAAATCAACGAGAGACCGCCACATCTTACCAATATTATGCGATTGCGATGATCAGTCTCTTTGTATTATATTTTTCTGAAACTGGACTAAGCATGTTTCGCGAAGCACGGCAACATGGAACGGTGCAAAGAGAATTAGTCACGCCACTTAGCCGTAAAAAAATTATTTTATCGACATTTTTCGGCCATTTTGTTTTTGGGATGTGCGTCGTGTTGCTCTTGATGCTCCTTTCTCAATTTTTATTTGATGTACCTTGGTATTTAAGGTTTGGTTTTTCTTATTTTAATCTCATTGCGCTTATGGGAAGTTTTTTAGCACTAGGTCTATTTTTAGAAACTGTTGGGGATCGTGGCGAAAAAAGAATTGGATCTAGCACAACGCAGATCTTTATCCAATTGACTGGCTTTCTAGGAGGCGCATATTTTCCAACGAATGAAACAATGATGAGGTTCTCACCACTAGGCTGGGCCTTAGCATCAGTAAGAGAAAGCCTATGGACGGATAATCCATTGCATTGGGTAGGTATTTATGGGAATGTTGGCATATTGCTCGTCCTACTCACATTGTCAGTCGTTATTTTAGATAAAAGGGAGGTATTCTAA
- a CDS encoding ABC transporter ATP-binding protein, whose product MNVLSVQKLTKKFGQKVAVDNVSFEVPEGTILGLLGPNGAGKSTVINMITGLLNKTSGTVQLFSEEMSERKRELRRKLGVVPQDLAIYYDLSAEENVRFFCGLYGIRGEELKNSVEQALRTVDLYERRKERPSAFSGGMQRRLNIAMAIAHRPALLIMDEPTVGIDPQSRNYILSAIEKMKENGTTIIYTSHYMEEVARLADEIVIIDQGQVIAFGSEEDLVSLVTDKINLQITVENPELLNIQEISDINGVINVSLEKQQLQIMTLLESKLLNQILMLLIKQEVRVVDVLQQAPDLETVFLSLTGRTLRD is encoded by the coding sequence ATGAATGTATTGAGCGTGCAAAAATTGACTAAAAAGTTTGGACAGAAGGTTGCTGTGGACAATGTATCATTTGAGGTGCCTGAAGGAACGATTTTAGGATTGTTAGGACCAAACGGAGCAGGGAAGTCAACCGTGATCAATATGATCACTGGTCTGTTGAATAAAACATCGGGAACTGTTCAGTTGTTTTCAGAAGAGATGAGCGAACGAAAAAGAGAACTTAGAAGAAAATTAGGCGTGGTTCCACAAGACCTAGCGATTTATTATGATCTATCGGCTGAAGAAAATGTTCGCTTTTTTTGTGGACTCTATGGAATCAGAGGAGAAGAATTAAAAAATAGTGTAGAACAAGCACTGCGAACGGTTGATCTATATGAACGAAGAAAAGAACGACCGAGTGCTTTTTCTGGTGGGATGCAACGACGGTTGAATATTGCGATGGCGATTGCCCATCGACCTGCTTTACTGATCATGGATGAGCCGACGGTCGGAATCGACCCACAATCTAGGAATTATATCTTATCAGCAATCGAAAAAATGAAAGAAAACGGCACGACGATCATCTATACAAGTCACTACATGGAAGAAGTTGCGCGTTTGGCAGATGAGATCGTCATTATCGATCAAGGCCAAGTGATTGCTTTCGGCAGCGAGGAAGATTTAGTGAGTCTTGTAACAGATAAAATCAACCTACAGATCACCGTGGAGAATCCAGAATTGCTAAATATCCAAGAAATCAGTGATATCAATGGAGTTATCAATGTGTCACTCGAAAAACAACAATTGCAGATCATGACGTTGCTTGAAAGTAAATTGTTGAACCAGATTTTGATGTTATTGATCAAGCAGGAAGTCAGGGTAGTGGATGTATTACAACAAGCGCCGGATCTAGAAACAGTTTTTCTGAGTCTGACTGGACGCACGCTAAGAGATTAG